In the genome of Arachis stenosperma cultivar V10309 chromosome 6, arast.V10309.gnm1.PFL2, whole genome shotgun sequence, the window AATAAAAGCCATAAGCTGTAAATACAcaggctgcagaatacaccatgaCGAAAACTAAAAACACACCCAATCATGTCTCATATAATACACCCGAACGACAACAACTCAGctaaaataacagaaaaagccataaactgtaaatacacccACACTCCagaaaaaatacacccaaacaagTTTTGATCTACACCCGAGCGTCTGCTATAAATGCCAGATAATCAATCAAATACATTACATTCAATCCACAGATTTATGTTGACGAGTTAGTCTCACAGTCAATGTTCACGAATTATTCAGCTACATAATGCTATACAAATTACTGCAACAAAATTCAGAGTAAACGTatgtaaatcaaacctcaggaactttgttagattcaaattcataatccacTTCCCCCTGATTCAGCTGAGAATCTGAGGTTGAatcatccattatcttcaaaacgaatCCAAACTTTGATTTCAGTAAACAAAAATCGATAGAAAACGAAGCTAGAGTTAGAAAGagagaagaacaagaagaagaagaacgagaagaagaagaacgagaagAAGAACGAAGAAGAAAACAAATCTAGAAATAAGGAGAGAAGaacgagaagaagaagaacgagaagAAGATGAACGATAAGGAGaacgaagaaggaaacaaatcttttaaatttggtagttaCATATACGCGGGATCTTTATATAGCGCGTGTATTGGACGTAGGGCATGCAGCGCGTTTTGTGGGTTTATTGCTTAATGAACTTGTAAAGCATACAAGTCCTAATGGCTTGTATGTAGAGCTTTTCTGTAAAACTTTTAGAATGAATGATATAATAGCAGAAGTAGGAATAAATGTAACGTAAAAGAGACAAAGAAGATGTAAGAatccaataaaaaaatactaaaatactcttaaaaaaatgaatattttttagatgtttttgttttgttttttaaattatttaaaatttaaaagtataaaattaaaataagttaaattttgaaatttgtttaatttaaaaattaatttttgtcaaatataaaaaatttagattttttataaaactaaataaaaagatactttttattttttattaaattataaaattattttagtaaacataataatataatatatattttttaaaaaaattaaatactgatgtgaataatataatttatttgtcGTATTTTTATATGATACCTATAAATTCACGGAGGTGGTAATTCATAGTCATACGAAGCAAACACCaataaaaagtatttaaaaaagaatgTTCCGCACTTTTATTTAAGGTGAATTCTATCTAACTCCctctaaaataacatgtaaGTTACCATTTATGATGTGTCACACTTTAATTGGTTATTATCTTAACTATAGTTaggttattttgtaatttattattttagatggataattgtataattttttaaaatattaaaattctacCCGGTAAACAGCACTGACTTAGTTGCACGCAATCTCTTTCTACAGTGCATCATTCCTTAACGAGTCGTTGAATTTCTATGGATTGTAACTGTCCTCTCACCTCTCACTTGAtccctttttttttatcatggATCACTCCTTACCAACATAATTAATGGTTAATTcggttattaaatttttttcattaaaaataatatatggaatatatattcatatgtaaaatataatataataaaataaatctattcagagtatttaaaagtataattaaaatcaggaatatacaaatataataataaaatttgtactctaaacaagtaaatatatcttttatcatacatgaattatttaaaaaatataaattattaaaattaataacacaaatttaaaatgataaaattcaactttcttacaagtatttttatttttttaatttttaattattaatatttatttattttattaatgattaaacaaattattttcatgaGAAATTagtttttgtataattttaaagaagagaccaatataacagtttaaaaattaatgtaaaaatgatattttaaataaaaaatagttaatattaaaatttttaaatacaaaaataaattatatagaTATTCAAGatataaatatgaaatatatgtttaaaataaataaagaagacaaaaataattatttatttctcaTGAGTACTCTCATTttatctgttttatttattttatgcatatatttatatttatcttttaaatatttatacaaattttttttgtatttaaaaattttaatattaaatatttttatttaaaattttatttttacgttattttttaaactattatattggtctcttctctaagataatacaaaaaataattttttataaaaataatttgtttaatcattaattaaataataaagtactaataaattgtaaattaaaaaaataaaaatattataaaaaaatacagtaaaaaattggattttattattttaaatttgtattattaattttaataatatatttattttttaaataatttatgtatgataaaaaatatgtttactTGGTTAAAgcacaaattttattattatatttatatgttcATGATTTTAAATATACTTTTAAGTATTTtgaatagatttattttattatattatattttacatatgaatatatatttcatcatataattaaataaatacatatttttttaatgaaaaaatttaataactgaACTAACCATTAATGATGTTGATGTTGGTAAGGAGTGATTCATGGGTCATGGCAAAAAAAGGATTGAGTGAGAGGATAAGAGATAGAAATGAAGTCGGCGCTGGCTATAATGAGAAGAACGGGAAAGTTACCAGCCATGAGAGACCCGTTAACGAATGATGCACTGTAGAAAGAGATTGCGTGAGAATGTGCTTCAATTAACGGGgtagaattttaatattttaaaaaattatacaattactcatctaaaataataaattataaaataatccAACTATAGTTAAGATAATAACCAATTAAAATGTGACACATCATAAAAGATAATTTACATGTTATTTCAGAGAGTTTCGGGTAGAATTCACCTTTATTTAATGATCTATAAGAAGGCAGCCACCGCTAAGGCTAACAATGGTTTGTTTTCTTTCCTCAATGCTTTTATTTCTTTGACCTACCTACGCACCTTCTTGTTTCGCATCAGATGGCAGAGTCAAACTCAGAGGTGGAGAAAGTAGTACTTGGCAATTTCGTTCAAGATCTCATTTTGACTTCCCAAGAGGTTCAAACAAACTATGTCTACAAGGAAGGTGGTGTTGGCTTTCGCGATGCTCTTGATTCCGGGGGTATTCCAGTCATTGACCTTAGCCTCCTCACTTCTCCTTCCGAGCTCACAAAACTCCACCATGCACTCTCCTCTTGGGGTTGCTTTCAGGTATGTCTTCTCTTTCTACAGGACTTGCTCTTCTGATCTAATAAAATATCTAATATGGATCAAGTAGGAAAACTACTATTTTTCTAGTGCTATCTAAAGAAATCATTGAGTTATGACGAACTATTAAAGTTGAGTAGTCTTGTGTAATATGCATCAACTCATTGATTGACTATCAAttcttaataaaatttagatgAGCTTGAATATTccgtgttttttatttttctacaaGGGATTAAGATGAAAGTGGTTATAAATAAGCTGTAttgatttagttattttttgaATTGAAGCCTATTagtgttttaatttcattttcctTTGATCTGAAgtgttttaatattttgttttttcattacAGTCACTTAATCACTTTTACTTAAATAATTGATGAGATGTTAGTATGTTACTTAACTGATGTACTGAAGCAATTGTCTGCCATGGTTTGAAAATtgattctagagagagaaaaaatagaTGGTTTATTTAGACAAAGAATGTGATTTGTAGTAGGCATTAATCTGTCAAGGTTCAAAACTTGGTTCTAGAGAGTGAATTTAGAGAGGGGAAAAAAGATGGTTTATTTAGAGAAAGAATATAGATTTGTAATAACTAACTTGAATTGATAGAGTGGTTACACATATTCAATCACATGTAGATATGAGTTCATATCCGATTATATGGAGACAAATAaagcaaaaagaagaaaaaaaatatagacaACACATTTTTTAAGAGTTTTGTTAGAAATTAGAAAATACTTTAAGGATATACATTAAGATTTTTAATGGAGATATTTTGATATCAATATACGTATTTAAAGAACAATGAAtagtaaaattcaaatttaaaagttaaaaaattattatccgAAGCTATTAGTTTAATTTGTTTgctatgaaaataaaaaaaataaagatgatatatataattatatctatgatatttgaaattatatatagatTATTACTTTTACGAAATAATAggtactgttttttttttcaaaatatgaaacatattctttttttttttaaattagagtgcatttagtttatattttcgtttttttttaatattcagTTTTTAggatttcataaaaaaaaagtaaaattaagtgatgaaaataaaaaataggattttattatttttttttttgttcacaaaattttaaagacaaaaaattctaaaaaaaaaaaaacaatacaAACTAAACTCACCGTGATTACAACAAAATGATTGTTCACAGGCAATTATTTCATTTCTTAAAAACTTGGCCATGTTTCGAAATGGTGCCAATTACTATTAATAGCCACGTTTTCGAAATTTAACATGAAAAGTGTGGCCAAAATTATGAACAAACGCCACCATCACTActttttggctacactttttgaacgtgatttgaaaaaaaaggtACCCACAGGTCATATTTCTTATAGCCTTGTTATAGAAACGGGGAACAATATCACAATTAATGTAAAAAATGTTATTCTAAAATAGGAGTATATACAATTATAAGTCTTTCTACGCTCCAATCAAAACAATTTGAGAATGCTGTAACAatggatttttagaaataaatttaatttggggtaaggatttgaagttttaattccgctctttaattattttcttaatgCTTAAAtgagtaaaaatttaaatatatatgttatttaaaaaaaaatcaaaagataaaattttttaactttctttatttgaaaattaGGAGAATGAATTAGAATTTCTAATAACTTTTTTTGTGCAAATTTTATCTTGTTTCCAGTATTTGTTGTTttagaataatataaaattttaaaaataaaagattctaaaaataaaaaactaaatccATCCGTTTTCATTCTGAAAATGGCAAGTATGATATTCACTTTGatttgttcttttttattttttcttttgggtCTAGATGATATTCACGTTTTATTTACGTGTTTAATAGGCCTTGTAATTGTTTTGTGGGATTCAGGCAATAAACCATGGAATGTCAAGCTCTTTTCTTGACAAAGTTAGAGAAGTTTCAAAGCAATTTTTTGAACTtccaaaagaagaaaaaatgataTATGCAAGGAAACCAAATGACATGGAAGGATATGGAAGTGATATTATATATTTCAGAGATCAAAAGCTTGATTGGACAGACAGAATATACCTCAAAGTGCAGCCTGAAGAACAGAGAAACTTCAAAGTCTGGCCAGAAAAACCCAATGATTTCAGGTATATTGTATGTAGAGTTAAAATTAAGACAAAAAATTTGGTAGATTAGCTCCATATGTTACTTACAATTTAGGTAGATTATCAAAATTTTACTCCCATTCTTGCCCCTCCCAAAGACACCTATATGAACCATAGATAGTGACTCTGAGATAGAAAAAGTAAACCATCATTTCTAGCCATAAAACTTTAAAATGCAGACAAATTTAACTATGAATGAACAAAATTAGTTTTGTACCTACGAAAGATGGTTTTTATGTGATAAAATTGCCCAAACGTTAATTTTATTCATGGGTAGAAATGACAGATTTCATTTTTCATGAGTACAAAATTAGTTTTGTTTATTCATGAGTAGATTTGTCAATATTCGGAACTTCTATGGATAGAAATGGTAGTTTACTCTACTAAAATTGTTCTTATATACTTTGTTTGGTTGTAATGAGGGATGGGATACAAAATATTTTAGGTAGACATAATTGTCCCTAATTTGAATGGGTGTCATGATGTAGGACAACTGTAATAGAGTATACTGAAAGGCTAAAATTGCTAAACGAAGTGATTTTGAAGGGCATGGCAAAGTCACTGAACTTGGAAGAGTACTGTCTCTTGAAGGAATGCGGAAACAAAGATACAATGCTCTTGAGATTCAACTATTACCCTCCTTGTCCTATGGCGGATCATGTCCTCGGCCTGAAGCCGCACGCCGACGGATCAACTGTTACTTATCTTTTGCAGGATAAAGAAGTTGATGGCCTCCAAGTCCTCAAAGATAATCGTTGGTTCAAAGTTCCCATCATCTCTGATGCTCTCCTAATTAATGTTGGTGATCAAGTAGAGGTAACAACTCTCACATCCTATATTCTTTGTTACTATGAATTAGGCAAAGCTTGTTCATGTTTACTAGTAAGTGATTGAGTTAACATAGGCGGCTGAACATGGGTAGTAGCTAGACTATGTGTCCTTAGAGCATCTATCTTTATTTTGGATCTCACAAAATGATACATTCATATTTGTAGGACCaaatgtattaaatattaatttgagaTTAAATGTGAAatttattattctaatatttagtttcaatgcaatttaaactTTATACAAGGTGACAAAATTTAAGTAATTCTCTACTAAAGTGAAACTGTCTCAGCTCTAATCTCATTTCATTTCATCAATCATCTCTCTCTAATGCAAAGTAAAATTTGTAAATAATCCACTTCCTGTACATGTCAAATTTAAAATTCCAAAAGCACTCTATTACATTGGAGATGCTCTTAGGCTAATTAGTTTGGTTCTTTCACCGGGATAGTCTCTTGGTATCGTGTTTGGTTATAACTTATAACAGATAGGACTTAATCACTCAAAATGAGAAACTTTTAAAGGGGTAAAGTAGGAATATTATAACAAAAGAATGAAGACATGCCAGAACAATTTCATCAATAGGCTAAGGGTTAGTTTGGATATGTCGGCTACATTTGGTTTTAAGAATAGGTTAAGAAAAGATACCGAGAATATGGCAAAAAGAAAGGAGATACAAAAATTagtgtttttgtattttgtttgataCTGAACTGaatataagataaaacaaataataaaaagtctaatttacttttattttttcattcatacaaaatttagaataaaaaataaaatgataaataatataattataaaaatttgatagtgataataaaagaaaaaataaaataagttgtGTTTCTGTTTAGTATTTCTATGTCATTTCTGTCAAAAAGGATACAATATTTAGTATTTCAGAACACAATGTCTCTCTTTATGTCTCATTTGCCAAATAGTCAAATATGGTTTTGTGTCTTTGTGTCTATATCTCAACATCCTATCCTTTAGTTATAAACAGACGCAGCTTAAGTGACTTTTCTTAACTTTTAATTTATGAAAAGTTAATGTTTGAtacaatttttaaaactaacatgcgattttctaaaaaattatttaaagtgattttatagaaaaattaaaaaaaaagtgacTTCTTCTGTAATACAAAGTTTTTTTTATCACTCTTCCTTTAAAATAAGCatttttgtgattaaaaaaccaaatataaaatgacttatatataagctacttttaatataaatccttatattttaaacttttttttttttaaaagagcTTAATCAACTTGTTTATTCAAACtagtctttcttctttttccatttCGGTCCGTCAGACTATGGAGGGACACAAATTTTTCGTCCCTTCTGTTGTGCATTAGTACGGTACCCAAACTTGAAGGTACATTTGGGttgtgtttttaatttttagtattttctgtttttaacctCTGATCTCGTTTTTTTGTTCACAAAATTTTAAAGACAGAAATCGCTGAAAATGAAAACTGTCCTTGGCAGTTGGCATCCAGCATCAAAAGTATTGAGTCTGTCTGCGCTGTTTTGAGACAATAAAAAACGCAGCCTTGATTCTTAGTTGTATAGTAATTTTTTCTTGCTTGGGTTCTGTCTTAAAGGAGAATCGATCctctcaattgttaaaaaaaattgaaagtataaagtataatttttaatcTTTCGTTACTCtctttttcatatttattcttggtccTACTTATAAAATTAACGATGAGGATCACATTTTACACCTACTTGCTGATGGGGTTTTGTATTGGTAATTTACTAGTTTATGATGATGTACTTGCTTGCCTGTTCAGATTTAAGCCTTGTTGATATTTGTAAAGAAAAAGTTTAACATAGTCTGCTTAACATAATGAACAGATCATGAGTAATGGAATATTTCGTAGCCCAATCCACAGAGT includes:
- the LOC130932510 gene encoding protein SRG1-like yields the protein MAESNSEVEKVVLGNFVQDLILTSQEVQTNYVYKEGGVGFRDALDSGGIPVIDLSLLTSPSELTKLHHALSSWGCFQAINHGMSSSFLDKVREVSKQFFELPKEEKMIYARKPNDMEGYGSDIIYFRDQKLDWTDRIYLKVQPEEQRNFKVWPEKPNDFRTTVIEYTERLKLLNEVILKGMAKSLNLEEYCLLKECGNKDTMLLRFNYYPPCPMADHVLGLKPHADGSTVTYLLQDKEVDGLQVLKDNRWFKVPIISDALLINVGDQVEIMSNGIFRSPIHRVVVNEEKDRLTIAMFFTPDPDKEIGPIEQLVNESRPKSYTPVKNYTDIFFQYYQKGKRAIESSKIQLCEAE